The following proteins come from a genomic window of Geomonas sp. RF6:
- a CDS encoding ATP-binding cassette domain-containing protein: MIELRNVSKSFAAVHALHSFSLSITPGATTVLIGPSGSGKSTVLRLMIGLDWPEQGQVFFRGKELRPEELETVRRKIGYVIQEGGLFPHLTARGNVALMAHFLGWEEEKIEKRIAELAHLTRFPLEGLDRYPSQLSGGQRQRVSLMRALMLDPDLLLLDEPLGALDPMIRAELQWDLQRIFRALEKTVVLVTHDMGEAMFFGDHVVLLHEGRIIQQGSPEDLFRSPADPFVTRFINAQRTLAQEVGGSL, translated from the coding sequence ATGATCGAGTTACGCAACGTCTCCAAGTCCTTTGCTGCTGTTCACGCCCTCCACTCCTTCAGCCTCTCCATCACTCCCGGCGCTACCACCGTCCTCATCGGCCCGAGCGGCTCCGGGAAATCGACCGTGCTGCGACTGATGATCGGGCTCGATTGGCCGGAGCAGGGGCAGGTTTTTTTCCGCGGCAAAGAGCTGCGCCCCGAAGAGCTCGAGACGGTGCGAAGAAAGATCGGCTACGTGATCCAGGAGGGCGGCCTCTTCCCGCACCTCACAGCGCGGGGGAACGTGGCGCTGATGGCGCACTTTCTCGGCTGGGAGGAGGAAAAGATCGAGAAGCGCATCGCGGAGCTCGCGCACCTTACCCGATTCCCGCTGGAGGGGCTCGATCGATACCCGTCCCAGCTATCGGGCGGACAGCGCCAACGGGTGAGCCTGATGCGGGCCCTGATGCTGGATCCCGACCTCCTTCTCCTCGACGAGCCTCTCGGCGCACTCGACCCGATGATCCGCGCCGAGCTTCAGTGGGACCTGCAACGCATCTTTAGAGCGCTGGAAAAGACGGTGGTCCTCGTTACCCATGATATGGGGGAGGCGATGTTCTTCGGCGACCATGTAGTCCTGCTGCATGAAGGGCGCATCATTCAGCAGGGGTCGCCGGAAGATCTCTTCCGCTCCCCTGCGGATCCGTTCGTTACCCGCTTCATCAATGCGCAACGGACACTCGCCCAAGAAGTGGGGGGGAGCCTGTGA
- a CDS encoding PQ-loop domain-containing transporter, whose product MSQQFLFTLKSLYAANGFLAVLLYLPQIIRAWKDKEQAGSLSVVTFGGWTVGSFITALYAWYFVRDPLFTFISAGNTAGSGAVFLLIVHSRLSAWRLLFFSRCLPLLCKIRYRQGTKRTALRVSLSTSLNDSTT is encoded by the coding sequence GTGTCGCAGCAATTCCTCTTTACCCTCAAATCTCTGTACGCCGCCAACGGGTTTCTCGCTGTTCTCCTCTACCTGCCGCAGATCATCCGCGCCTGGAAAGACAAGGAGCAGGCGGGTTCCCTCTCTGTCGTCACCTTCGGCGGCTGGACGGTCGGGTCTTTCATCACCGCCCTCTACGCCTGGTACTTTGTCCGCGATCCCCTCTTCACCTTCATCAGCGCCGGCAATACTGCGGGCTCCGGCGCCGTCTTCCTCCTTATCGTGCACAGCCGCCTCTCCGCATGGCGCCTCCTCTTCTTCTCCCGCTGCCTGCCGCTCCTCTGCAAGATCCGCTATCGGCAGGGGACGAAGCGCACTGCGCTGCGCGTTTCCCTCAGCACTTCCCTCAACGACTCGACCACGTAG
- a CDS encoding glycosyltransferase, giving the protein MNQITVLHVAETLRGGIASYLEEILPEQLSRIGAGRLHVLAPAAQLEELPSCLNDNIDTFVESRWRGGNVFRLICAIYRVMKERDVDVVHLHSTFAGVAGRLCLRLLRKRVKVVYCAHGWAFDRDCARWKNFLVNRMELLLSRWTDSIVCISAHDYESALSAGIPADRLVLIRNGISQRKDETSEVKWPEGKRRFLFVGRFDRQKGVDLFVEAMERTGDGAFAYLVGSPVVNEVSFSLPANVQVVDWVPRPVVQHYIASADVVVVPSRWEGFGLIALEAMRAGRPVIAARVGGLSELVADGSTGFLFEPGSVAALAERMRECMGAEADLGGLGERARLLFESRYLADRLNTELLRLYSSLVLAEPYLGTRGGYAAEAAPSGE; this is encoded by the coding sequence TTGAATCAGATCACAGTTCTGCACGTCGCAGAAACCCTGCGGGGCGGAATCGCCTCATACTTGGAGGAGATATTACCGGAGCAGCTTTCCCGGATCGGAGCCGGGCGGCTGCACGTCTTGGCACCTGCTGCACAGCTTGAAGAGTTACCTTCCTGTCTCAACGACAATATCGACACCTTCGTCGAATCGCGTTGGCGCGGCGGCAACGTCTTTAGACTCATCTGTGCGATCTATCGCGTGATGAAAGAGCGCGACGTCGATGTCGTCCACCTCCATAGCACCTTTGCCGGAGTCGCCGGAAGACTGTGCCTGCGGCTTTTGCGCAAGCGCGTGAAGGTCGTGTACTGCGCTCACGGCTGGGCTTTCGACCGTGATTGCGCCCGGTGGAAAAACTTCCTGGTCAACAGGATGGAGCTTCTCCTCTCCCGCTGGACCGACAGTATCGTGTGCATCTCGGCACACGACTATGAGTCGGCTTTATCTGCCGGCATCCCAGCGGATCGCCTGGTGCTGATACGCAATGGCATATCGCAGCGCAAGGATGAGACGAGCGAGGTGAAGTGGCCTGAGGGGAAGCGCCGCTTTCTCTTTGTGGGGCGATTCGACAGGCAGAAAGGGGTCGATCTATTTGTCGAGGCGATGGAGCGCACGGGAGACGGGGCTTTTGCCTACCTGGTGGGGAGTCCTGTTGTAAACGAGGTTTCCTTTTCATTGCCGGCCAATGTGCAGGTCGTGGACTGGGTCCCGCGCCCGGTCGTGCAGCACTATATCGCCAGCGCTGATGTCGTCGTCGTTCCTTCCCGCTGGGAGGGGTTCGGGCTTATCGCCCTGGAAGCGATGCGTGCCGGCAGGCCCGTAATAGCAGCGCGTGTCGGTGGGCTTAGCGAGCTCGTGGCCGACGGATCGACCGGTTTTCTGTTCGAACCGGGCTCCGTGGCGGCTTTGGCCGAAAGGATGCGGGAGTGTATGGGTGCGGAAGCCGATCTCGGGGGGTTAGGGGAAAGGGCTCGACTCCTCTTCGAGTCGCGATACCTTGCTGACCGCCTGAACACCGAGCTCCTTCGGCTCTATTCCAGCCTCGTTCTTGCCGAACCGTACCTGGGCACACGTGGGGGATACGCAGCAGAGGCTGCACCTTCAGGCGAGTGA
- a CDS encoding AbrB/MazE/SpoVT family DNA-binding domain-containing protein, producing MRASIIRIGNSQGIRIPKLLLEQTRLGSEVELEVEDDKIVIRPVSRPRQGWLEKFKLMAEQGDDRLLDPGAGEETEWDKDEWEW from the coding sequence ATGAGGGCAAGTATCATCCGTATCGGGAATTCTCAGGGGATAAGGATCCCAAAGCTCCTTCTTGAGCAAACGAGACTCGGAAGTGAGGTTGAACTCGAAGTCGAAGACGACAAGATAGTGATTCGGCCGGTATCCCGACCACGACAGGGCTGGCTTGAAAAGTTTAAACTCATGGCAGAGCAGGGTGACGACCGGCTGCTGGACCCGGGCGCTGGGGAAGAGACGGAGTGGGATAAGGATGAATGGGAATGGTGA
- a CDS encoding ABC transporter permease/substrate-binding protein, giving the protein MTTVRRQEILLFLLLLLPVHALAASPPVRVGSKVFTESVVLGEVTTQLLSHEGVSALHRRQLGGTRVLWGALLKGEIDIYPEYTGTISEEILAGKGVGSIAEMRDALARHGIRMTESLGFEDSYAIGMKDALCRRLGIAKLSDLQHHPDLALGFSNEFMDRGDGWPGLRARYRLPQKRVFGMDHDLAYRGLHSGAIAATDLYSTDAEIGYYHLRVLEDDLHYFPRYTAVLLYRADLEKRGAVRAALAKLAGRISQSSMIAMNERVKIGKVPEAKVAADFLAQHLALEGGVAEEGRGARIRRHTAEHLYLVALSLCAAVVVAIPLGIVAAIKPRVRQPILGAAGVIQTIPSLALLVFMIPLLGIGSLPVVVALFLYSLLPIVRNTCEGLRGIAPECRESAEALGLPLRARLWLIDLPLASREILAGVKTSAVINVGTATLGALIGAGGYGQPILTGIRLDDTALILEGAVPAALLALLVQALFELAERVVVPKGLRIGEERNMS; this is encoded by the coding sequence GTGACGACGGTGCGGCGACAAGAGATCCTCCTTTTCCTGCTCCTTCTCCTTCCCGTTCATGCTCTGGCGGCCTCTCCGCCTGTGCGCGTCGGATCGAAGGTCTTCACCGAATCCGTGGTACTCGGAGAGGTGACGACGCAACTCCTGTCACACGAGGGGGTGAGCGCGCTGCACAGGCGGCAGCTCGGGGGGACGCGGGTTTTGTGGGGCGCCTTGCTGAAGGGGGAGATCGACATTTATCCGGAGTACACCGGCACGATCAGCGAAGAGATCCTGGCGGGAAAAGGGGTAGGCAGCATCGCCGAGATGAGGGATGCGCTCGCGCGCCACGGGATCAGGATGACGGAGTCTCTCGGCTTCGAGGACAGTTATGCCATCGGGATGAAGGACGCCCTCTGCAGAAGGCTCGGGATCGCCAAGCTCTCCGACCTGCAGCATCACCCAGACCTGGCGCTTGGCTTCAGTAACGAATTCATGGATCGCGGCGACGGCTGGCCCGGACTTCGCGCGCGCTACCGGCTCCCCCAGAAGCGGGTCTTCGGGATGGATCACGACCTCGCCTACCGCGGTCTGCACAGCGGCGCCATTGCCGCAACCGACCTCTATTCCACCGATGCGGAGATCGGCTACTACCACCTGCGGGTCCTGGAGGACGACCTGCACTACTTCCCGCGCTACACCGCGGTCCTCCTGTACCGGGCGGATCTGGAGAAGCGAGGGGCGGTGCGCGCCGCGTTGGCGAAGCTCGCCGGGCGGATCTCACAGTCCTCGATGATCGCCATGAATGAGCGAGTAAAGATCGGGAAGGTCCCCGAGGCGAAGGTCGCTGCCGACTTCCTGGCGCAGCACCTGGCGCTGGAGGGCGGGGTGGCGGAGGAGGGGAGGGGCGCGCGCATCCGGAGGCACACCGCGGAGCACCTGTACCTGGTGGCCCTTTCGCTGTGCGCGGCCGTGGTGGTAGCCATTCCCCTCGGGATAGTTGCCGCCATCAAGCCGCGGGTAAGGCAGCCCATTCTCGGCGCGGCGGGGGTCATCCAGACGATCCCATCGCTTGCCCTTCTCGTTTTCATGATCCCTCTGCTCGGGATCGGGAGCCTCCCGGTCGTCGTGGCGCTCTTTCTGTACAGTCTCCTCCCCATTGTGCGCAACACCTGTGAGGGTTTGCGCGGGATCGCGCCGGAGTGCCGGGAGTCGGCGGAGGCTCTGGGGCTGCCGTTACGGGCGCGGCTTTGGCTCATCGATCTTCCTCTGGCGTCTCGCGAGATCCTCGCGGGAGTGAAGACCTCCGCCGTCATCAACGTGGGGACCGCGACGCTTGGTGCCCTTATCGGAGCAGGAGGGTACGGTCAGCCGATCCTCACCGGGATTCGCCTGGACGACACCGCGCTGATCCTGGAGGGTGCTGTCCCCGCCGCTCTCCTCGCCCTCCTGGTGCAGGCGCTCTTCGAGCTCGCGGAGCGCGTGGTGGTGCCGAAGGGGTTGAGGATAGGGGAGGAGCGGAATATGAGTTGA
- a CDS encoding glycosyltransferase family 4 protein, which translates to MLNTMYAPHIGGGAEIIVQEHAGALQRAGVEVAVLCLGPDPGLRREMVDGVTVWRAGIRNLYFPHGKRHPAAWQRTLWHALDIYNPLVKKYVSRVVQAERPDVASCHNISGWSIAVWDELVAQKVPIVQVLHDQYLLCPKTTMFADNSCCQSQCTVCAMMRFPHREKSSAVTSVVGVSDFILQKLLRNGYFARTPFKRHIHNTRQFPFDPAALQPRKPDDQIVFGFIGSLAPNKGIDVLLQTFCREARDSWRLLVAGAGKEEYERHLKSRYSDARISYLGHCEPASFFPAIDATITPSMWEDTFPGVVFESMLFGVPVIGSDRGGIPEMITPGETGILFNPEETASLVGAMGQLEDSIDFFRASRGEIIGKAAAFRNRELWNDQWLETYRQAMRPR; encoded by the coding sequence TTGCTTAACACGATGTATGCGCCTCATATCGGTGGAGGCGCCGAGATTATAGTGCAGGAACACGCCGGGGCCCTGCAGCGGGCAGGGGTGGAGGTGGCGGTTCTGTGCCTCGGTCCCGACCCCGGCCTCAGGCGGGAGATGGTCGATGGCGTCACGGTGTGGCGTGCGGGGATTCGCAACCTCTATTTCCCGCACGGCAAACGCCACCCCGCGGCCTGGCAGCGCACCTTGTGGCATGCCCTGGATATCTACAACCCGCTGGTGAAAAAGTACGTCTCGCGGGTCGTCCAAGCTGAAAGGCCGGACGTCGCTTCGTGCCACAACATCTCCGGCTGGTCCATCGCGGTGTGGGATGAGCTCGTCGCACAGAAGGTTCCCATCGTGCAGGTCCTCCACGACCAGTACCTCCTCTGTCCGAAAACCACCATGTTTGCGGACAACTCCTGTTGTCAGTCGCAGTGTACTGTGTGCGCCATGATGCGCTTCCCCCACAGGGAGAAGTCCAGCGCGGTGACATCTGTCGTGGGGGTCAGCGACTTCATCCTCCAGAAGCTGTTGCGGAACGGGTACTTCGCGAGAACCCCCTTCAAGCGCCATATCCACAACACGCGTCAGTTCCCTTTCGATCCCGCGGCCCTTCAGCCGAGAAAGCCGGATGACCAGATCGTCTTCGGTTTCATCGGGTCACTCGCCCCGAACAAGGGGATAGATGTCTTGCTGCAGACCTTTTGTCGCGAAGCGCGGGACAGCTGGCGCCTGCTGGTTGCCGGCGCGGGAAAGGAAGAGTATGAGCGGCATCTGAAGAGCCGTTACAGCGACGCGCGCATCTCCTATCTCGGCCACTGCGAGCCTGCCAGCTTCTTTCCAGCTATAGATGCGACCATAACCCCTTCCATGTGGGAAGATACCTTCCCGGGCGTCGTCTTCGAGTCGATGCTTTTCGGGGTCCCTGTGATCGGCTCCGACAGAGGCGGGATACCGGAGATGATAACCCCCGGCGAGACGGGGATTCTTTTCAACCCCGAGGAGACGGCATCACTGGTGGGTGCAATGGGACAGCTAGAGGACAGCATCGACTTTTTCCGTGCGTCACGAGGGGAAATCATCGGCAAGGCTGCCGCTTTCAGGAACAGGGAGCTGTGGAACGATCAATGGCTGGAGACGTACCGCCAGGCGATGCGGCCGCGTTAG
- a CDS encoding type II toxin-antitoxin system PemK/MazF family toxin has translation MVTKRFEVYLVNLDPTVGSEIRKARPCLIISPDEMNRFLATVIVAPMTTKGRDYPTRVPCSFKGKDGHVVLDQLRTVDKIRLVQKLGKVKPQTQQDVLAVLSDMFAE, from the coding sequence ATGGTGACAAAGCGCTTCGAGGTCTATCTGGTGAATCTTGATCCGACTGTCGGAAGTGAGATTCGGAAGGCCCGACCGTGTCTCATAATCTCTCCGGACGAGATGAACCGTTTTCTTGCAACTGTAATTGTTGCGCCGATGACCACTAAGGGAAGGGATTACCCAACGCGGGTACCTTGCTCGTTCAAAGGAAAGGACGGGCACGTAGTGCTTGATCAACTGAGAACGGTGGACAAGATCCGGCTCGTGCAAAAGCTTGGAAAGGTGAAACCACAAACTCAGCAGGATGTGCTGGCAGTGTTGTCCGACATGTTCGCGGAGTGA
- a CDS encoding glycosyltransferase family 4 protein gives MSSLVVNGRFLSQGVTGVQRYATELVSALSRRNGADSFHVLTPANAHPLVPSLETRQVGILNGHLWEQLELPRFSRKELLLSLCNTGPLYHSNQVPAVHDAAVFAAAAGFSGPFLAWYRYLLPRLCRRARLVLTVSEFSKGELVRYCGADPRKIEVVPNGTDHIDRIVSDPGALEKFRLCGRPFVLGVGSLHPNKNFKIFMEVAEAFAGKGVAFVVAGGGNSQVFAQSGHASDHVRFLGYVTDSELKALYSAATCFLFPSLYEGFGIPPLEAMRCGCPVLASSAASLPEVCGDAALYASPHSAAEFTRQMSRVLESEALREEMTLKGKEKADHFRWDESAARLASSVARLS, from the coding sequence ATGTCTTCACTCGTTGTTAACGGCCGTTTTCTTTCTCAAGGTGTGACCGGCGTGCAGCGGTATGCCACAGAGCTGGTATCGGCCCTCTCGCGCCGCAACGGAGCCGACTCCTTTCATGTCCTGACTCCTGCCAATGCACACCCCTTGGTCCCGTCGCTTGAGACGCGGCAGGTAGGCATCCTGAACGGGCATCTATGGGAGCAGCTTGAACTTCCCCGCTTTTCAAGGAAGGAGCTTCTTCTGAGCTTGTGCAATACGGGGCCCCTGTACCACTCAAACCAGGTGCCCGCAGTGCACGATGCGGCTGTGTTTGCCGCTGCGGCAGGGTTTTCCGGACCTTTTCTCGCCTGGTACCGCTACCTGCTTCCACGGCTGTGCCGCCGTGCGCGTTTGGTTCTGACCGTCTCGGAGTTCTCCAAGGGGGAACTGGTGAGATACTGTGGCGCGGATCCTCGCAAGATCGAGGTAGTTCCGAACGGCACGGACCACATCGACCGGATCGTGAGCGATCCGGGTGCCCTGGAAAAGTTCCGTCTGTGCGGACGCCCCTTCGTCCTTGGGGTCGGCAGCCTGCACCCGAACAAGAACTTCAAGATATTCATGGAGGTAGCAGAGGCATTTGCCGGGAAAGGGGTGGCGTTCGTGGTGGCTGGCGGTGGAAACTCCCAGGTCTTTGCGCAGTCCGGTCATGCCAGCGATCACGTCCGCTTTCTCGGGTATGTCACTGACTCCGAGCTGAAGGCCTTGTACAGTGCCGCGACCTGCTTTCTCTTCCCTTCGCTGTACGAAGGGTTTGGCATACCGCCCCTGGAGGCGATGCGCTGTGGCTGTCCGGTGCTGGCCTCCTCCGCTGCAAGTCTTCCCGAGGTATGCGGTGATGCCGCGCTCTATGCTTCGCCGCACTCTGCTGCGGAATTCACCCGGCAGATGTCCCGCGTCCTTGAGTCCGAAGCGCTCCGAGAGGAGATGACCCTCAAGGGGAAGGAGAAGGCTGACCACTTCAGGTGGGACGAAAGTGCGGCCCGCCTTGCGTCCTCAGTAGCGCGACTTTCATAG